The following are encoded together in the Oncorhynchus kisutch isolate 150728-3 linkage group LG8, Okis_V2, whole genome shotgun sequence genome:
- the LOC109896155 gene encoding zinc finger protein 367, whose protein sequence is MAENKHPQVIFCNDSPKRVLVSVIKTTPIKPRKNESLIATSPGFSDFMVYPWKWGENAHNVSLSPGSVNGAASPTGTNTASEADMGASPDQMKDSKEDAIRRGRPRADTVRELINEGESSSSRIRCNICNRVFPREKSLQAHKRTHTGERPYPCDYPDCGKAFVQSGQLKTHQRLHTGEKPFVCSEKACGSRFTHANRHCPKHPYARLKREDPKEGPNKAQSVDNKAVAEWLAKYWQTREQRAPVPTKGKPQGKGGVEDQEQQDPREFLQSDEEEEEEPMEEEKCNGGGAAKRSLQEQRERLHGALALIELANNLSA, encoded by the exons ATGGCGGAGAACAAGCATCCTCAAGTTATTTTTTGCAACGACTCTCCAAAGAGGGTCCTAGTGTCTGTGATCAAAACCACCCCGATCAAGCCCAGGAAGAACGAATCTCTGATAGCGACCAGCCCTGGATTCAGCGACTTCATGGTGTACCCGTGGAAGTGGGGGGAGAACGCCCATAATGTGAGCCTGAGCCCGGGCTCCGTAAACGGGGCTGCCTCCCCTACCGGGACCAACACTGCCAGCGAGGCGGACATGGGTGCCTCCCCTGACCAGATGAAG GACAGTAAAGAGGACGCTATTCGGCGTGGCCGCCCGCGTGCTGACACTGTCCGTGAGTTGATTAACGAGGGGGAGAGTTCCTCCAGCCGCATCCGCTGTAACATCTGCAACCGTGTGTTTCCTAGAGAGAAATCCCTACAGGCccacaagagaacacacacag GGGAGAGGCCTTACCCGTGTGACTATCCTGACTGTGGCAAGGCTTTTGTCCAGAGTGGCCAGCTAAAGACTCACCAGCGCCTTCACACCGGAGAGAAGCCCTTTGTCTGCTCTGAGAAAG CCTGCGGGAGTCGCTTTACCCACGCTAACCGGCACTGCCCGAAGCACCCATATGCCCGTTTGAAGAGAGAAGACCCCAAGGAGGGACCAAACAAGGCCCAGTCTGTAGACAACAAGGCTGTGGCAGAGTGGCTGGCAAA GTACTGGCAGACCCGTGAGCAGCGTGCCCCTGTGCCCACCAAGGGGAAACCCCAGGGCAAGGGCGGGGTGGAGGACCAGGAGCAGCAGGACCCCCGGGAGTTTCTCCAAtcagatgaggaggaagaggaggagccaaTGGAGGAAGAGAAGTGCAACGGGGGTGGGGCTGCCAAACGGAGTCTCCAAGAGCAACGGGAGCGTCTCCATGGTGCCCTGGCGCTCATTGAGCTGGCTAACAACCTGTCTGCCTGA
- the LOC109895160 gene encoding intracellular hyaluronan-binding protein 4, which yields MALKLIGVSENAAMLPDDYGCMVANRFCQLVDDDADPFDFIKHAEVQKEKKKKANQMTVKPKKPGQRESQKDRRVPVLADREDHLPGNETGGKWSARRGGVQNETRGLVEAESGARRGVLGECRTNQEEHPPEYSIQKPAHYAYGQVQGGGYRNMDTTGSFNLRGKREYERHSGTVVSLEEKRGGRGSWNRGCVQDPISMGDVGVNVKPDAGGIPPEAGQQPAEMAGENHLSEVEGDVVVRVAMEMSLDEWKALQEQRRPKAEFNLRKLDCKVPSKARVIHKSKRIENLKAASVEEQEEDCHFSSLRRSANDITSHVEFNFGSLLRPSRGGKGQGRGERGGVTERAYVLAPNPEDPDDFPALTV from the exons ATGGCTTTGAAGTTGATTGGCGTTTCCGAAAATGCAGCAATGCTCCCCGACGACTATGGTTGTATGGTGGCGAATCGTTTCTGTCAGCTTGTGGATGACGATGCCGACCCGTTCGACTTTATAAAACATGCCGAGGTACAGAAGGAGAAGAAAAAGAAAGCAAACCAAATGACAGTGAAGCCTAAAAAACCGGGACAGAGGGAGTCCCAGAAAGATAGGCGGGTCCCCGTTTTAGCCGACAGAGAAGACCACCTGCCAGGAAATGAAACAG GTGGTAAGTGGTCTGCCCGACGGGGAGGGGTCCAGAATGAGACCAGAGGGTTGGTGGAGGCTGAGAGTGGCGCAAGGCGAGGTGTTCTTGGGGAATGCAGGACCAACCAAGAGGAACACCCACCGGAGTACTCCATCCAGAA GCCAGCACATTATGCTTATGGCCAAGTTCAAGGAGGTGGCTACAGAAACATGGATACTACCGGTAGCTTCAACCTGAGAGGCAAGAGAGAATATGAACGCCACAGTGGAAC AGTCGTCTCCcttgaggagaagagaggaggacgtgGGTCCTGGAACAGGGGCTGTGTTCAAGACCCTATTTCCATGGG TGATGTAGGGGTGAATGTGAAGCCTGATGCAGGAGGCATCCCACCTGAGGCCGGCCAACAGCCAGCAGAGATGGCGGGAGAGAATCA CCTATCAGAGGTGGAGGGGGATGTGGTGGTCCGAGTTGCCATGGAGATGTCTCTGGACGAGTGGAAGGCCCTGCAGGAGCAGCGTCGCCCAAAGGCAGAGTTTAACCTCCGTAAACTGGACTGCAAGGTGCCCTCCAAGGCCAGAGTAATACACAAGTCCAAACGCATTGAG AACTTGAAGGCGGCATCtgtggaggaacaggaagaggacTGTCACTTCTCCAGTCTGCGCAGGTCTGCCAATGACATCACTTCCCACGTGGAGTTCAACTTTGGCAGCCTGCTGCGCCCCAGCCGAGGGGGGAAGGGACaaggcaggggggagagagggggggtgactgAAAGG GCTTACGTCCTAGCCCCAAACCCAGAAGACCCTGATGACTTCCCTGCATTGACTGTATAA
- the LOC109896156 gene encoding UDP-N-acetylglucosamine/UDP-glucose/GDP-mannose transporter, protein MLTITTILEVMSTSVNLPEAEHSGLLKFLSAAFYAVSSFLIIVVNKTILTNYRFPSYMFLGIGQMATTIIILYAAKINQTVHFQDFDRSIFIKIFPLPLLYVGNHITGLAGTKKLSLPMFTVLRKFTILMTMIMEARILKKQIPSRLIYSVLAIVFGALVAASSDLAFDAEGYTFILLNDVFTAASGVYTKKKLGTEGLGKYGILFYNAFIIFIPTLLASAFTGDLHKAITYEHWLNTPFVSCFLMSCILGFVLMYSIVLCSHYNSALTTTVVGAIKNVAVAYIGMFLGGDYLFSWTNFLGLNICISGGLVYSYLTFHSSSKPSQCNGSRIQKKLDQLKIPIMEDSTDRLLVK, encoded by the exons ATGTTGACGATTACAACTATTCTTGAAGTAATGTCTACCTCAGTTAACTTGCCAGAAGCCGAACATTCCGGGTTGTTGAAGTTTCTCTCGGCTGCGTTCTACGCCGTCAGTTCATTCTTGATCATTGTTGTTAACAAAACGATTCTCACAAACTACAG aTTTCCCTCGTACATGTTTCTAGGAATTGGACAG ATGGCCACTACAATCATCATTCTCTATGCTGCTAAAATTAACCAAACAGTTCACTTTCAAGACTTTGACAGAAGCATTTTCATCAAA ATCTTCCCTCTACCTCTGCTGTATGTTGGAAACCACATAACAGGACTGGCGGGTACAAAGAAGTTAAG TTTACCCATGTTCACAGTCTTAAGGAAGTTCACCATATTGATGACAATGATCATGGAAGCAAGGATATTGAA AAAACAAATCCCTAGTCGTCTGATCTACAGTGTTTTGGCCATCGTTTTTGGAGCATTGGTGGCAGCAAG CTCTGACTTGGCCTTTGATGCCGAGGGCTACACATTCATTCTGCTTAATGATGTCTTCACTGCTGCCAGTGGTGTGTACACCAAGAAGAAGCTGGGAACTGAG ggtcTTGGAAAATATGGGATCTTATTTTACAATGCATTCATCATTTTCATTCCAACTCTTTTGGCTAGTGCTTTCACTGGGGATTTACACAAG GCCATTACATATGAACACTGGTTGAACACCCCCTTTGTTTCTTGCTTCCTTATGTCCTGCATCTTGGG GTTTGTGCTGATGTATTCAATAGTGCTGTGTAGCCACTACAACTCAGCACTCACCACCACAGTGGTGGGAGCAATTAAG AATGTTGCTGTGGCCTACATCGGCATGTTTTTAGGTGGAGATTACCTCTTTTCATGGACAAACTTCCTGGGCTTGAATATATG TATATCAGGGGGACTTGTGTATTCCTACCTGACGTTCCACAGCAGCAGCAAACCATCCCAATGCAATGGAAGCAGAATCCAGAAAAAACTGGATCAGCTGAAGATTCCCATTATGGAAGATTCCACAGACAGACTCCTTGTAAAATAA